TTATGCAATCCTATGGCCAGGACCAGCAGCGGTCCCAGCTGTGCGGAAGTTGAGTAGCCCGCTGCTATGGCAATACCCTCGGGCAAATCATGCAAAGCAATCCCCAGAGCGATTAAGTAACCCATGCGCAGGTAAATCTGGCTGTTATGACGGCCGGGCATTAATCGGGTTAGTATAAAATCCAGGCCGGTCAGCAGTAAGAAGCCGCCGGCAAATCCAAGCAGGCAAACGCCCGGGCCGCCGTAGGCCAGAGAAGTGGGCAACAGATCCATGATGACTACTGCTGTCATCACCCCCGAGGCAAGCCCCAGCAGCAGGGCCAGCACCCGTTCTTTCATTTGCCCGAACAACATAATTAATGCCGCGCCCAGGCAAGTGCCCAGCCCGGCGACAAGGGCGTAAATTAATATACCAATCAATTAATCACCTTCCAGTGTCAGGGGATGAAAATGG
This genomic interval from Desulfoscipio sp. XC116 contains the following:
- a CDS encoding ZIP family metal transporter gives rise to the protein MIGILIYALVAGLGTCLGAALIMLFGQMKERVLALLLGLASGVMTAVVIMDLLPTSLAYGGPGVCLLGFAGGFLLLTGLDFILTRLMPGRHNSQIYLRMGYLIALGIALHDLPEGIAIAAGYSTSAQLGPLLVLAIGLHNIPEGMATAAPLRASGMGGGRIIALNGLISLVTPLGTLLGLFILQASPALNALLLALAAGAMIFIVIEKLVPASFNNQAIFALCGAAAGFLFMARINSLF